One genomic window of Punica granatum isolate Tunisia-2019 chromosome 1, ASM765513v2, whole genome shotgun sequence includes the following:
- the LOC116192620 gene encoding peroxisome biogenesis protein 16 produces MEAYKRWVRRNKDYVHSLESLANGLTWCLPERFSASELGAEAVTAILGVITAINEHIIETTPAPTHEDPPEPSSFPYGLCISTVKDLETLIEVAAEHFYGEAKKWNFVAATEGIKVLIRLALFRNSGYRMVLHGGETPNTDKELDPSSSPYGDGNFTKYATQMPAHFSNNFAQNRALSALSRFGENARMVSEPMWLQRMQHQQSIVQPPSPVVEKPTISSILSERGFRGALFLIGEMLFITRPLIYVLLIRKYGTRSWAPWFLSLAVDLLGVGIFPPFSFSASVQGNKRYLPSTSEKEEMKRRKLLWALYLMRDPFFSKYTRKRLESTEKLLEPVPIVGMLTEKIIELILGAQMRYTYMSGS; encoded by the exons ATGGAAGCTTATAAGAGATGGGTAAGAAGGAACAAGGACTATGTCCACTCTCTGGAGTCTCTCGCCAAC GGTTTAACATGGTGTCTCCCTGAGCGATTTTCTGCCTCAGAACTTGGAGCAGAAGCAG TGACCGCTATTTTGGGTGTGATCACTGCCATAAACGAGCATATAATCGAAACAACTCCAGCTCCTACACATGAAGACCCCCCTGAACCTTCTTCATTCCCGTATGGACTCTGCATATCAACAGTGAAAGACTTGGAAACTCTAATTGAAGTTGCAGCTGAACATTTCTATGGTGAAGCCAAGAAGTGGAATTTTGTTGCTGCGACTGAGGGCATTAA AGTCTTAATTAGGCTAGCCTTGTTCCGGAATAGTGGATATAGGATGGTTTTGCATGGAGGGGAGACACCCAACACTGATAAGGAGTTGGATCCTTCCAGTTCTCCCTATGGAGATGGGAACTTTACGAAATACGCAACACAAATGCCAGCTCACTTCAGTAACAATTTCGCACAAAACAGGGCACTGTCCGCATTAAGTAGGTTCGGTGAAAATGCGAGGATGGTCTCAGAACCCATGTGGCTCCAGAGGATGCAGCATCAGCAGTCAATTGTGCAACCTCCTT CTCCGGTGGTTGAGAAACCAACAATTTCATCCATTTTGTCCGAGAGAGGTTTTCGTGGAGCGTTGTTTCTCATAGGAGAGATGCTCTTTATAACGAGGCCATTAATATACGTCTTACTTATCAGAAAGTATGGGACGCGATCATGGGCCCCTTGGTTTCTTTCACTTGCGGTGGACCTTCTCGGGGTCGGAATCTTTCCGCCATTTTCGTTTTCCGCCAGTGTTCAAGGAAACAAACGGTATCTTCCTTCTACTTCCGAAAAGGAAGAG ATGAAGAGAAGAAAGCTGCTGTGGGCTCTGTACCTCATGAGAGATCCATTTTTCAGCAAGTATACAAG GAAAAGACTAGAAAGCACCGAGAAACTACTGGAACCTGTTCCGATTGTAGGAATGCTTACGG AGAAAATAATCGAGCTCATCCTTGGAGCTCAGATGAGGTACACGTACATGTCAGGTTCATAA